In Bacillota bacterium, the genomic window GCTGCGGGGTTCCTCCCTGTCCGGCCGGCGTGATGGCCTCCAACCCGAAGTGGTGCCAGCCCGTCGACGTGTGGCGGGAGTACTTCTCCCGGTGGGTCCGGGAGTCTTCCGTCCAGGACCTCCTGTTGGCCTCCATCTTCTTCGACTTTCGGCCCGTGTGGGGTGAGTCCCGACTGGCCCATCAACTGCGCCGGCACCTGGGTGAACAGATCGCGTCGTGGCGGGCGTTCTTGCGGCTTTTGGCCTGGTCGGCGGTCTACTGGGTCCCGCCCCTGGGGGTGTTCGGCCGCATCGTGACGCCCCGGTGGGGGCCCGCCCGGGGCATGATCGACCTCAAGCCGCAGGGGATGCTGCCTCTGGTGGGCAGCGTCCGCGTTCACGCCCTGGATCTGGGGCTGCCGCATACCAACACGCTGGACCGGATCCGGGAGGCCAGCGCCGCCGATGGCCGCCTGGCCCCAGGCGAGGTCGAGGAACTGACGGCCGCCTACGAGACCATCACCCGGCTGCGGCTGCGCAGCCAGCTGGCCGACCTTCGTGCGGGTCGGGCACCCTCTGGCCCCATGCCGCTCCATGCCCTCAACCGGGCCGACCGAGCGGCCCTGCGCGAGGCGTTTGCCGCCATCCGGCGTCTGCAGGATGACCTTCGCAGCCGCTTCATGACCGACGTGCTGTTCGGATGAGGGGGGCGCAAGGGGGGTGACGGCCTGATGAGCCGGCAGTTGCCCCGCACCCGGTTCATAGCCCTGGATACTGAAGCGACCGGCCTGGATACCCGCCGGGACCTTCCGGTGGCCGTGGCCGCCGTGCCCTTCGTGGAAGGGCAGCCCCGCCCGGATCGGGGCTACTCGAGCCTCATCAACCCGGGCCGACCCATCCCTCGGGCCGCCCGGAGAGTGCATGGCATTACCGACGACCACGTCAAAGGTGCCCCCCCGCCGGATCAGGCCGTGCGCCGGCTGCTCTGCTGGTGGCCGGCCGAAACCTCCCTGGTGGGCTTTCACGTCCACTTCGACCTGACGCTGCTCGCCCGCATCGCCCGCCAAAGCGGGCTGGCCCCCCTGGCGCCCCCCGCCCTCGACGTGGCCGACCTGGCACGAGCCCTCTGGCCCCGCTGGGACGGGCTCACCCTGGAGGAATTGGCCGCTCGGCTGGAGGTTCCGGTGGAAGGACGCCACACCGCCGAGGGGGATGCCATCATGGCCGGGCGCATCTATCTCAAGCTGGTGCCCCACCTGCTGGCAGCCGGGATCGGCACCCTGGAGGATGCCGTGCGCGTCCAGCAGGCCTTGCGGGACAGCGCCCTGCGGATGTGGCCGGGCCTGGTCCACGGCATCCCCGGCCTGCCCTGATTCCGACGCAGACCGTGTCGCTACCTCGTGCTTGCCCCGCCTTGCGTTCTTTTACATGACGTTTACATGACACATAGATGACAACCTACCAACATTCTCATACAATACCGTCAAAGCTGGCGAGGGAGGCGAGCGAATGGAAGTTGTTGTCAACGGGCGCGCGACATCGGTCCTCCGGGCCGCGTCGCCCCGGGAACTGATCGAGCAGGCGAAGAGTCAAGGCGTCGTCATGGTGGACTTGAAGTTCGTGGACGTACCGGGCCAGTGGCAGCACTTCCACGTGCCCATCGACGAGCTGAGCGAAAAGAGCTTTACCGAAGGGTTCGGCTTCGACGGCTCCAGCATCCGGGGATTCCAGTCCATCAACGAAAGCGACATGCTCATCGTCCCCGACCCTTCGACGGCCTTCATCGACCCCTTTTACGAGCACCCAACCCTGAGCCTCATCTGCGAGGTGAAGGATCCCGATACGGGCCGCCCCTACGAGCGCGACCCGCGCTACATCGCCCGCAAGGCGGAACAGTACCTGCGTTCGGCGGGGATTGCGGAAGCCAGCTACTGGGGGCCTGAGGCCGAGTTCTTCATCCTCGACAGCGCCCGCTTCGACCAGAACCAGCACAGCGGCTACTACTTCATCGACTCGTTCGAGGGCTTCTGGAACTCGGGCCGGGACGGCGGGGCCCCGAACCCGGGCCACCGCCCGCGCTACAAGGAAGGCTACTTCCCCGTCCCGCCGGTCGACACCGTGTCGGACATCCGGGCCGAGATTGCCCTCACGCTCCAGAAGATCGGCGTCGACGTGGAGACCCACCACCACGAGGTGGCCACCGCCGGGCAGGCTGAGGTCGACCTTCGTTACGCCACGCTGACGGCCATGGCCGATCGGGTGATGCTTCTGAAGTACGTGGCCAAGAACGTGGCACGGCGCTACGGCAAGACTGTCACCTTCATGCCAAAGCCCCTCCACGGAGACAACGGTTCGGGCATGCACGTGCACCAGAGCCTGTGGATCGAGGGCCGCAACCTGTTCTACGACGCCGCCGGGTATGCGCAGATCAGCGAGCTTGCCCGCTATTACATCGGCGGCTTGCTGTTCCACGGGCGGGCGCTCGCGGCGTTCTGCAGCCCGAGCACCAACTCGTACAAGCGGCTCGTGCCGGGGTTCGAGGCCCCCGTCAACCTCGTCTACTCCAAGCGCAACCGCAGCGCCGCGGTGCGGATCCCTATGTATTTTCAAAACCCCGCGGCCAAGCGCATCGAGTATCGCCCGCCGGATCCCTCGGCGAACCCGTACCTGGCCTTCGCCGCCATGCTCATGGCGGGCCTGGACGGCATCCAGAACCGCATCGACCCCGGTGACCCGCTTGACCGGGATATCTACACCCTGAGCCCCGCCGAACTCCTCTCCATCCGATCGCTGCCGGGTTCGCTGGACGAGGCGCTGGACGCCCTGAGGGACGACTGCCAGTTCTTGTTCAAGGGCGGAGTCTTCACCAAGGACTTCGTGGACCTGTGGATCGACTACAAGCGCCAGCGCGAGTCGCTCGCGGTCAACACGCGGCCGCACCCGTGGGAGTTCGTGCTCTACTTCGACGTGTAAGCGTGACGCGTGCGCGTCGCGCAGCCCGCGTGCCCCCTCACACGCCGGGCTCCGGCCCGACCTGACCGGGCCGGAGCCCTCGTCTTTGCGAACCACCTCGCACCGCTTTCCCG contains:
- a CDS encoding DUF294 nucleotidyltransferase-like domain-containing protein; amino-acid sequence: LVDAGVSAIDLARIAAELNDALVRRVLALTEARLAEEGYGEPPVPYCWLALGSEGRREQTLRTDQDNALVYVTDSLVPPWGAEVYFKRLAERTVQGLVRCGVPPCPAGVMASNPKWCQPVDVWREYFSRWVRESSVQDLLLASIFFDFRPVWGESRLAHQLRRHLGEQIASWRAFLRLLAWSAVYWVPPLGVFGRIVTPRWGPARGMIDLKPQGMLPLVGSVRVHALDLGLPHTNTLDRIREASAADGRLAPGEVEELTAAYETITRLRLRSQLADLRAGRAPSGPMPLHALNRADRAALREAFAAIRRLQDDLRSRFMTDVLFG
- a CDS encoding 3'-5' exonuclease, with the translated sequence MSRQLPRTRFIALDTEATGLDTRRDLPVAVAAVPFVEGQPRPDRGYSSLINPGRPIPRAARRVHGITDDHVKGAPPPDQAVRRLLCWWPAETSLVGFHVHFDLTLLARIARQSGLAPLAPPALDVADLARALWPRWDGLTLEELAARLEVPVEGRHTAEGDAIMAGRIYLKLVPHLLAAGIGTLEDAVRVQQALRDSALRMWPGLVHGIPGLP
- the glnA gene encoding type I glutamate--ammonia ligase, with translation MEVVVNGRATSVLRAASPRELIEQAKSQGVVMVDLKFVDVPGQWQHFHVPIDELSEKSFTEGFGFDGSSIRGFQSINESDMLIVPDPSTAFIDPFYEHPTLSLICEVKDPDTGRPYERDPRYIARKAEQYLRSAGIAEASYWGPEAEFFILDSARFDQNQHSGYYFIDSFEGFWNSGRDGGAPNPGHRPRYKEGYFPVPPVDTVSDIRAEIALTLQKIGVDVETHHHEVATAGQAEVDLRYATLTAMADRVMLLKYVAKNVARRYGKTVTFMPKPLHGDNGSGMHVHQSLWIEGRNLFYDAAGYAQISELARYYIGGLLFHGRALAAFCSPSTNSYKRLVPGFEAPVNLVYSKRNRSAAVRIPMYFQNPAAKRIEYRPPDPSANPYLAFAAMLMAGLDGIQNRIDPGDPLDRDIYTLSPAELLSIRSLPGSLDEALDALRDDCQFLFKGGVFTKDFVDLWIDYKRQRESLAVNTRPHPWEFVLYFDV